The sequence below is a genomic window from Candidatus Cloacimonadaceae bacterium.
CAATAGAGTTCTGCCAAAAAATTATATGCTCCGCCCTCAGATCCGGTGTTCAAAGCCAAGGGATAACGGTTGTCGATCGTGGAATAGGTGAGGGTCGTATTCAGGTTATGATCAAGCGAAAAACCCTCGCCAGAAACGTTATGTCCATAAAAATCCGGTATGAGTTCCACCGCTTTGGGAACGGTCGTTTCCGCCCAAATGGTTTTGTCATAGCCGGGAACCGTGACTTCGATCCGGTATCGGTGGTTTGCCAGGATGAGATTTTCACCGGGATCGATGTATTTGATCATAAAATCATGCAACGCGGGAGCAAGCTCAAAAGTGCGGAGCGTATCTCCCTCCGCTGGATCAATCTCGTGGATCCGCACTGTGGCATCAAAGACGAAAAGCTGGAATGGATCAAAATCCTCGATGGAGGCACTGCGGGTCACATAGACCGGTTTTTCCAGATTGATGCTGCTTCCGGCAATCAAAAACCCCGCGATGGCAAAGACGTCGCCTTCAAAGCGTGGTTTGGAAGTGAAATCGCTGCAAGAAGTTAGCAGCAGAGAGATCAGGATTGTGAAGAGAATCGCGTATTTCATGTATCCCCCCCTACCATTTTACGTTCAGACCGATGAAAGGCAGAAATGGGAATTGGGTGCTGTCCCGATGGGTGAGTTCTGGGATGCCTTCGCTGTCTGAGACGATGTTATAGTTTCGAAAACTGACGTTTGCCCGGTTGAAGATGTTGATAACCTCAAAATAGGGCTCGATCGAGCCCCAACTCTTTACCCACTCATACTTTGTGCTCAGATCAAGGCGCATGTAATAGGGCAGACGGATGCGATCCGAATAGCTGTAGATGAGCTGAAAGTTTTCGCCGTCAAAATAGATGCGTTCCGGTTTGTCGTTGGGCTGTCCTGAATTGAAGGTAAAATTGAGCCCGATCTTGAAATCCGCGCCCAGAAACTGCATGCCGGTATTTTGGGAAAAATTGAAGGTTTGCACCATCGTGAGCGAGTGGCTGCGGTCATATTTGGGATAGAAATACCGGCTTTCGCCGCTGAGAGGATCGATATTGACGTCCTTCATCTTGCGTCGCGTTCGGCTGATCGTGTATCCTGTGAAGCCCTGCAAGCCTTTCCAGTCGTTGCGCAGCATCAGATCCGCGCCGAAGGTGTATCCTTTGCCGACGTGGAAGGTGTCGGACAGAGTTCCGGTCTCGTTGTTCCAGGTAAAATCCGTGCCGACATTGTATTGCAAAAGGTTCTTATAGGTTTTGTAATATGCCTCGATGTCAAAGCCGAAGTACCTGGAAATATCTCGCTTATAGCCCAAAGTATAGTGATCGGAGCGTCCCGGTTCGAGGCTACCGTCCAGAGGAAACCAGACGTCAAAAGGTGTGCTGATTTGTATTGTCATCAGGGTCAGATATTGGTTGAAGATGCCATAGTTTGCATAGATGC
It includes:
- a CDS encoding DUF4249 family protein, producing the protein MKYAILFTILISLLLTSCSDFTSKPRFEGDVFAIAGFLIAGSSINLEKPVYVTRSASIEDFDPFQLFVFDATVRIHEIDPAEGDTLRTFELAPALHDFMIKYIDPGENLILANHRYRIEVTVPGYDKTIWAETTVPKAVELIPDFYGHNVSGEGFSLDHNLNTTLTYSTIDNRYPLALNTGSEGGAYNFLAELYCLEAFSTDLEFTNPVFGFTHADASMEPVYNSSDGGPRRIKFLGRFTSTPQTGMIGNYLVVQDYAQAFVFYGKYRVSAYIVDSNYYNYSFNPEGYLYGGVHNALGYFGSASGGVMYAEVVK